In Marinobacter sp. es.048, the following proteins share a genomic window:
- a CDS encoding thymidylate synthase yields MKAYLDLMKDVVDNGFEKGDRTGVGTRSVFGRQIRFNLQEGFPLVTTKKVHLRSIIYELLWFLRGSTDNTWLQERKVSIWNEWALENGDLGPIYGKQWRSWQCPNGEVVDQISEVIEQIRTKPNSRRLIVSAWNPAELPDESIGPQDNVREGRMALAPCHCLFQFYVADGKLSCQLYQRSADLFLGVPFNIASYALLTHMIAQQCDLDVGEFVHTFGDCHLYQNHLTDDIVFEQLKREPRAVPKLVIKRKPASIFEYELEDFEFEGYDPYPGIKAPIAI; encoded by the coding sequence ATGAAAGCCTATCTCGACCTGATGAAAGACGTTGTTGATAACGGATTCGAAAAGGGGGACCGCACCGGTGTAGGTACCCGGTCGGTGTTCGGCCGCCAGATCCGCTTCAACCTGCAGGAAGGCTTCCCCCTGGTAACCACCAAAAAAGTCCACCTGCGCAGTATCATTTACGAATTGCTCTGGTTTCTCCGCGGCTCCACCGACAACACCTGGCTGCAGGAGCGCAAGGTCTCGATCTGGAACGAGTGGGCACTGGAAAACGGCGACCTCGGACCTATCTACGGCAAACAATGGCGGAGCTGGCAGTGCCCGAATGGCGAGGTGGTCGACCAGATCAGCGAGGTGATCGAACAGATTCGCACCAAGCCCAACTCCCGCCGCCTGATTGTCTCCGCCTGGAACCCGGCGGAGCTCCCGGACGAGTCCATCGGTCCCCAGGATAACGTTCGCGAGGGTCGTATGGCGCTGGCGCCCTGCCACTGTCTGTTCCAGTTCTACGTGGCGGACGGCAAACTCTCCTGCCAGCTTTACCAGCGCAGCGCCGACCTGTTCCTGGGCGTGCCCTTCAATATTGCCTCCTACGCCTTACTGACGCACATGATTGCCCAGCAGTGTGACCTGGATGTCGGTGAGTTTGTGCATACCTTTGGCGACTGCCACCTGTACCAGAACCACCTGACCGATGACATCGTCTTCGAGCAGCTGAAGCGCGAGCCCCGGGCCGTGCCTAAACTCGTGATCAAGCGCAAGCCCGCGAGCATCTTCGAGTACGAGCTGGAAGATTTCGAGTTTGAGGGCTATGACCCCTATCCGGGCATCAAGGCGCCGATTGCCATCTGA
- the lgt gene encoding prolipoprotein diacylglyceryl transferase, translating to MLQHPQIDPVAIAIGPLKIHWYGLTYLFGFVAGWWLGRIRTRKPWSPINEEQMGDLLFYLALGVILGGRFGYVLFYNFDAFLADPLWLLRVWEGGMSFHGGLLGVMFAMWWYGRKVGSGFWRMADFVAPLVPLGLGAGRIGNFINGELWGKPTDVAWGMVFRTAPDSLARHPSQLYQFALEGVALFVILWWFSSRQRPTMAVSGLFLVCYGVFRFLVEFVRQPDPQLGYLAFDWLTMGQVLSFPMIVAGAALMFIAYRRQA from the coding sequence ATGCTGCAGCATCCCCAGATTGACCCGGTGGCCATCGCCATCGGTCCCCTAAAGATCCACTGGTATGGTCTGACCTATCTGTTCGGCTTTGTGGCTGGCTGGTGGCTTGGGCGCATCCGCACCCGCAAGCCCTGGTCGCCCATCAACGAAGAGCAGATGGGTGATCTGTTGTTTTACCTGGCCCTGGGGGTGATCCTTGGCGGTCGATTCGGCTATGTCCTTTTCTACAACTTTGATGCCTTCCTGGCGGATCCATTATGGCTGCTCCGGGTCTGGGAAGGCGGTATGTCGTTCCACGGCGGCCTGCTGGGCGTAATGTTTGCCATGTGGTGGTACGGCCGAAAAGTGGGCAGTGGTTTCTGGCGCATGGCTGACTTTGTGGCGCCACTGGTGCCGCTGGGGCTTGGTGCAGGACGGATCGGAAACTTCATCAATGGCGAGCTGTGGGGCAAGCCCACGGACGTTGCCTGGGGCATGGTGTTTCGCACAGCGCCGGATTCGCTCGCGCGGCATCCTTCCCAGCTGTACCAGTTTGCTCTGGAGGGCGTCGCCCTGTTTGTGATCCTTTGGTGGTTCTCATCCAGGCAGCGGCCGACCATGGCGGTGTCCGGTCTGTTCCTGGTCTGCTACGGGGTGTTCCGTTTCCTGGTGGAATTCGTGCGTCAGCCAGATCCGCAGCTGGGCTACCTCGCTTTTGACTGGCTTACCATGGGGCAGGTACTGTCCTTCCCGATGATCGTTGCCGGCGCCGCCCTGATGTTTATTGCCTACCGGAGACAAGCCTGA
- a CDS encoding sulfite exporter TauE/SafE family protein, producing the protein MTLIYVIASYLALGALAGTVAGLFGIGGGLIIVPVLMFSFGLQGINPEIIPHLAVGTSLATIVFTSVSSVRSHNKHGAVRWDLFQPMMVGIIAGALVGAWTASLMSGRALELVIGIFVILVGLKMFFQVDPKPGRDVPGAAGLGVAGGGIGWASAIFGIGGGTLTVPYLSWCNVRMQQAVGTSAASGLPIAIAGALGNIWTGWHNPALPELSVGFIYLPALIGIILTSVFFARIGANLAHRLNARILKRTFSIMLLLVGLRFLLS; encoded by the coding sequence ATGACCCTGATCTATGTAATAGCATCTTATCTGGCCCTTGGCGCCCTGGCGGGCACCGTGGCGGGTCTTTTCGGCATTGGCGGCGGGCTGATCATCGTGCCTGTGTTGATGTTCAGTTTTGGTCTGCAGGGAATCAATCCGGAGATTATTCCCCACCTGGCCGTTGGTACCTCGCTGGCGACCATCGTGTTCACGTCGGTCAGCTCCGTACGTTCCCATAACAAGCACGGCGCGGTGCGCTGGGATCTGTTTCAGCCCATGATGGTCGGAATTATTGCCGGGGCTCTTGTTGGCGCCTGGACGGCGTCCCTGATGAGCGGGCGTGCCCTGGAACTGGTCATCGGCATTTTCGTGATTCTGGTGGGCCTGAAAATGTTTTTCCAGGTTGACCCTAAGCCGGGTCGTGATGTTCCAGGCGCCGCCGGTCTGGGTGTTGCTGGCGGCGGCATCGGCTGGGCCTCGGCGATTTTCGGAATCGGGGGTGGGACCCTCACAGTGCCCTATCTGAGCTGGTGCAACGTGCGCATGCAGCAGGCGGTGGGCACATCGGCTGCCTCCGGCTTGCCTATCGCCATCGCCGGCGCGCTGGGTAACATCTGGACCGGGTGGCACAATCCCGCGTTGCCGGAACTGAGCGTCGGCTTCATTTATTTGCCGGCCCTGATCGGTATTATTCTCACCAGCGTTTTCTTTGCGCGGATTGGCGCCAACCTGGCCCATCGGCTGAACGCCCGTATTCTCAAGCGTACTTTCTCCATCATGCTCCTGCTGGTGGGGCTTCGTTTTCTCCTGAGCTGA
- a CDS encoding NRDE family protein, translated as MCLIAFALGQNPHFPLVVAANRDEFFRRPTAAMDWWTTESGSRVLAGRDLLSGGTWLAVNAQGEVSAVTNVREGAPETGRISRGELPLRALTDSRDHLEDYLLDTANQFSGFNLVHMTTADGWYFSNRDAHPGRQIHRGVYGLSNHLLQTPWPKLLRLRQAAGDTIAAAGHNAEKLHKELIPLLQDSTPAPDHLLPDTGVGLETERFLSSPFIVGSDYGTRATTVVTVSVSGEIKVTEQSWGPDAETGERRHFHWQR; from the coding sequence ATGTGCCTGATCGCTTTCGCCCTTGGCCAGAACCCTCATTTCCCACTGGTTGTTGCCGCCAATCGGGATGAATTCTTCCGTCGCCCGACAGCCGCCATGGACTGGTGGACCACGGAATCCGGTAGCCGGGTGCTTGCCGGCCGTGACCTGCTCTCTGGAGGCACCTGGCTTGCGGTCAATGCCCAGGGAGAGGTCAGCGCCGTGACCAACGTCCGCGAGGGTGCACCGGAAACCGGTCGAATCAGCCGGGGTGAACTGCCTTTGCGGGCTCTCACCGATTCCCGGGATCATCTTGAGGACTATCTGCTCGACACGGCCAACCAGTTCTCCGGCTTCAACCTGGTGCACATGACCACAGCAGATGGCTGGTATTTCAGTAACCGGGATGCCCATCCAGGCCGGCAAATCCACCGTGGGGTCTACGGCCTGAGCAACCATCTGCTGCAGACCCCCTGGCCCAAGCTCCTGCGCCTCCGGCAGGCTGCAGGGGATACCATTGCCGCCGCCGGCCACAACGCAGAAAAGCTACACAAGGAGCTGATCCCCCTGCTCCAGGACAGCACGCCGGCACCGGACCATCTGCTACCCGACACTGGCGTTGGCCTGGAGACGGAGCGCTTCCTGTCGTCGCCCTTTATCGTCGGTTCCGATTATGGCACCCGGGCAACCACCGTAGTGACCGTGTCTGTCAGCGGTGAGATCAAGGTAACCGAACAGAGCTGGGGCCCGGACGCCGAAACCGGGGAACGCCGTCACTTCCATTGGCAGCGATAG
- a CDS encoding exodeoxyribonuclease VII small subunit: MAGEQGATSIADFEKSLDELEKLVRDLEQGELSLEQSLTAFERGVKLTRECQQALKSAEQRVEQLVQNSDGSLETRPFSPDDAD, from the coding sequence ATGGCCGGTGAACAAGGCGCCACATCGATAGCCGATTTTGAGAAATCTCTTGATGAGCTGGAAAAGCTGGTTCGCGATCTGGAACAGGGCGAGCTGTCTCTGGAACAGTCCCTGACGGCGTTTGAGCGGGGTGTCAAGCTGACCCGTGAATGTCAGCAAGCGCTTAAGAGCGCCGAGCAACGGGTCGAACAACTGGTTCAAAACAGTGACGGCTCCCTGGAAACCCGCCCGTTTTCACCGGATGATGCTGACTGA
- the ispA gene encoding (2E,6E)-farnesyl diphosphate synthase, whose translation MSGPNLFTSDFLETCRARVDAELDRCITHDSASGRLQEAMRYSVLGGGKRIRPALCLAAAKALGQTGDGALIPACAVELIHAYSLIHDDLPAMDDDDLRRGRPTTHIAFDEATAILAGDALQALAFGWLAEAPGLSESVRLIMVRELARASGHGGMVGGQAIDLESVGKTLALAQLETMHRHKTGALIETSVRIGALTAPSVNEQTLASLTQYAKALGLAFQVQDDLLDIEGDTTVIGKPQGSDAARAKPTYPALLGVAGAREHLADLLGQAQQSLRDFGTEADPLRAMADYVVARTH comes from the coding sequence ATGTCCGGACCGAACCTGTTTACCTCTGACTTTCTGGAAACCTGCCGGGCCCGCGTCGATGCGGAACTGGACCGGTGCATTACCCATGACTCCGCCTCCGGTCGACTGCAGGAAGCCATGCGCTACAGCGTGTTGGGCGGCGGCAAGCGAATCCGACCGGCGCTGTGCCTCGCGGCGGCAAAGGCGCTGGGACAGACCGGTGACGGGGCCCTGATTCCGGCCTGCGCGGTGGAACTGATCCATGCTTACTCACTGATCCACGATGACCTGCCGGCCATGGACGACGATGACTTGCGCCGCGGTCGGCCCACCACCCACATAGCCTTCGATGAGGCCACCGCCATCCTCGCTGGTGATGCCCTGCAGGCACTGGCATTCGGCTGGCTTGCCGAAGCTCCGGGGCTGTCTGAATCGGTGCGCCTGATCATGGTCAGGGAACTGGCCAGGGCCAGTGGCCATGGGGGAATGGTTGGTGGCCAGGCCATTGATCTTGAATCCGTTGGCAAAACCCTGGCACTGGCACAACTTGAAACCATGCACCGGCACAAGACTGGCGCCCTGATCGAGACCAGCGTTCGGATTGGCGCCCTGACCGCGCCGTCGGTCAACGAGCAGACTCTGGCCTCCCTTACACAGTATGCCAAGGCACTGGGCCTGGCATTCCAGGTTCAGGATGACCTGCTGGACATCGAGGGTGACACCACGGTCATTGGCAAACCCCAGGGTTCGGATGCCGCCCGCGCCAAACCCACCTATCCCGCCCTGCTTGGTGTGGCCGGCGCCCGGGAGCATCTGGCGGATCTGCTTGGGCAGGCCCAGCAAAGCCTGCGGGATTTCGGCACCGAAGCCGATCCTTTGAGGGCCATGGCCGATTACGTGGTGGCAAGAACCCATTGA
- the dxs gene encoding 1-deoxy-D-xylulose-5-phosphate synthase codes for MQDTYIFKEIPSQRPNTPLLDRIDEPAQLRELAPEQLTLLARELRAFLLWSVGQTGGHFGAGLGVLELTVALHYVFETPSDRLVWDVGHQAYPHKILTGRKEAMGSIRRKGGLAGFPKRAESEYDTFGVGHSSTSISAALGMAIAARLQQTGRKSIAVIGDGAMTAGMAFEALNHAGHLHADMLVILNDNDMSISRNVGGLSNYFAKLLSSRTYNQVRDSSKKVLQGAPHLMALAKKTEEHFKGMIAPGTLFEELGFNYIGPIDGHDLPLLVETLENIRELEGPQFLHVVTTKGKGFAPSEADPIGYHAINKIEPVPPSKLEPVKPKPKKPKYANVFGQWLCDSAEQDERVVGITPAMCEGSDLLAFSQRFPERYFDVAIAEQHAVTLAAGLACDGAKPVVAIYSTFLQRAYDQLIHDVAIQNLDVLFAIDRAGLVGEDGPTHAGAFDISYLRCVPNMVVMTPSDENETRQMLQTGMFYEGPASVRYPRGTGPGAEIQQELTPLEIGKGRRIRSGKGVAILNFGTLLAPALEAAEAMGATVADMRFVKPLDEDLVLELAEQHELLVTLEENAIAGGAGSAVTEFLNSRLVAMPVLQLGLTDTFMDHGKHGELLAECGLDAKGIESAIRTRVETLRHQNLKVVK; via the coding sequence ATGCAGGACACTTATATTTTCAAGGAAATCCCGTCACAGCGGCCCAACACGCCTCTGTTGGACCGGATTGACGAACCCGCCCAGCTGAGAGAGCTGGCCCCGGAGCAGCTGACCCTGCTGGCCCGGGAGCTCAGGGCATTTCTGTTATGGTCAGTGGGCCAGACCGGCGGCCATTTTGGCGCGGGTCTGGGCGTGCTTGAGCTTACCGTCGCCCTTCACTACGTCTTTGAAACTCCGAGCGACCGCCTGGTCTGGGATGTCGGCCATCAGGCCTATCCCCACAAGATACTGACCGGCCGGAAGGAGGCGATGGGCAGCATCCGGCGCAAAGGCGGCCTGGCCGGCTTCCCGAAACGGGCCGAAAGCGAATACGACACCTTTGGCGTTGGCCACTCCAGCACCTCGATCAGTGCGGCATTGGGCATGGCCATCGCCGCGCGCCTGCAACAGACCGGTCGCAAGAGCATTGCCGTCATTGGTGACGGTGCCATGACCGCCGGCATGGCATTCGAGGCCCTTAACCATGCCGGTCACCTGCATGCCGACATGCTGGTTATCCTCAACGATAATGACATGTCGATCTCCCGGAATGTTGGCGGGCTGTCCAACTACTTTGCCAAGCTGCTGTCCAGCCGCACCTACAATCAGGTGCGCGACAGCAGCAAGAAGGTTCTGCAGGGGGCGCCGCACCTGATGGCGCTGGCCAAGAAGACCGAGGAGCACTTCAAGGGCATGATTGCCCCGGGCACCCTGTTCGAAGAACTGGGCTTCAACTACATCGGCCCGATCGATGGCCATGACCTGCCCCTGCTGGTGGAAACCCTGGAGAATATTCGCGAACTTGAAGGTCCGCAGTTCCTGCATGTGGTGACTACCAAAGGCAAGGGCTTTGCCCCGTCGGAAGCGGATCCGATTGGTTATCACGCCATCAACAAGATCGAGCCGGTTCCACCCAGCAAGCTCGAACCGGTCAAACCAAAACCGAAGAAACCAAAATACGCCAACGTCTTTGGCCAGTGGCTGTGCGATTCTGCCGAGCAGGATGAGCGTGTGGTGGGCATTACCCCGGCCATGTGTGAAGGCTCGGATCTGCTGGCTTTCTCACAGCGTTTCCCGGAACGCTATTTCGATGTCGCCATTGCCGAACAACACGCGGTCACACTGGCTGCGGGTCTGGCCTGTGATGGCGCCAAACCGGTTGTCGCCATCTATTCGACGTTCCTGCAGCGGGCCTACGATCAACTGATCCACGATGTCGCCATCCAGAATCTGGATGTTCTGTTCGCCATTGATCGCGCGGGCCTGGTCGGTGAAGACGGCCCGACCCACGCCGGTGCATTTGACATCAGCTACCTGCGCTGCGTGCCGAACATGGTGGTGATGACACCCTCGGACGAAAACGAAACCCGCCAGATGCTCCAGACCGGCATGTTTTACGAAGGACCGGCTTCGGTTCGCTACCCGCGTGGCACGGGCCCCGGTGCCGAAATACAGCAGGAATTGACACCGCTGGAGATTGGCAAGGGTCGCCGGATTCGCAGCGGAAAAGGGGTGGCCATACTCAATTTTGGTACCCTACTGGCGCCAGCGCTGGAGGCCGCAGAAGCCATGGGCGCGACAGTCGCCGACATGCGTTTCGTCAAACCCCTGGATGAGGATCTGGTGCTGGAGCTCGCCGAGCAGCATGAACTGCTCGTCACCCTGGAAGAGAACGCCATTGCCGGCGGTGCCGGCAGCGCCGTGACCGAATTCCTTAACAGCCGGCTGGTCGCCATGCCGGTGCTTCAACTGGGCCTAACGGATACCTTCATGGACCACGGCAAGCATGGTGAACTGTTGGCCGAGTGTGGCCTGGACGCCAAAGGTATTGAATCGGCTATCCGCACGCGGGTGGAAACCCTCCGCCACCAGAATCTGAAAGTCGTCAAATAA
- the ribA gene encoding GTP cyclohydrolase II, with protein MAVRYIQTCRLPTPFGVFDMHGFEEPDTGKEHVALTLGDLDSDEPMLARTHSECLTGDALYSMRCDCGYQLEEALRSIAREGRGILMYLRQEGRGIGLLNKIRAYHLQDQGADTVEANERLGFAADLRDYSMCKDMLEHLGIKSLRLMTNNPRKVKALSSYGIDITERVALHVGRNPHNEHYLDTKQSKLGHWLETHQDDDPEI; from the coding sequence GTGGCTGTTCGCTACATCCAGACCTGCCGGTTGCCGACCCCGTTCGGGGTATTTGATATGCACGGCTTTGAAGAACCGGATACCGGAAAGGAACACGTTGCCCTGACCTTGGGCGACCTCGATAGTGACGAACCCATGCTTGCCCGCACCCACTCGGAATGTCTTACCGGTGATGCCCTCTACAGTATGCGTTGTGACTGCGGTTACCAGCTGGAGGAGGCGCTGCGAAGTATCGCCCGGGAAGGCCGGGGTATTCTGATGTACCTGCGCCAGGAAGGGCGGGGAATCGGCTTGCTGAACAAGATTCGCGCTTACCACCTGCAGGATCAGGGTGCTGATACCGTTGAAGCCAATGAGCGCTTGGGGTTCGCGGCGGATCTGCGTGACTACAGCATGTGCAAGGACATGCTGGAGCATCTCGGCATCAAGAGCCTGCGGCTGATGACCAACAACCCCCGCAAGGTGAAAGCGCTGTCCTCCTATGGCATCGACATCACCGAAAGGGTCGCTCTGCATGTGGGCCGCAACCCCCACAATGAACACTACCTCGATACCAAGCAGAGCAAGCTGGGCCACTGGCTGGAGACGCACCAGGACGATGATCCGGAGATCTGA
- the moaC gene encoding cyclic pyranopterin monophosphate synthase MoaC, with protein MSKLTHLDDKGEARMVDVTDKAATEREARAEATIRMAPETLNMIIEGEHPKGDVLAVARIAGIMAAKKTHDLIPLCHALNLTSVKVELSPGSDGASVHILTRCKLSGQTGVEMEALTAASVAALTLYDMCKAVDRGMEIGSVRLLEKKGGRSGHWVADNA; from the coding sequence TTGAGCAAACTGACCCATCTCGATGACAAGGGCGAAGCCCGCATGGTGGACGTGACCGACAAGGCGGCCACCGAACGCGAAGCCCGCGCTGAAGCCACCATCCGCATGGCGCCGGAAACCCTCAACATGATTATTGAGGGTGAGCATCCAAAGGGGGATGTCCTGGCTGTTGCCCGTATCGCCGGTATCATGGCTGCGAAGAAGACCCATGATCTGATTCCCCTGTGCCATGCCTTGAACCTGACCTCTGTGAAAGTCGAGCTGAGTCCGGGCAGTGATGGTGCTTCTGTGCACATTCTCACCCGCTGCAAACTGTCCGGCCAGACCGGTGTCGAGATGGAAGCGCTGACCGCGGCAAGCGTTGCGGCGCTGACACTGTACGACATGTGCAAGGCCGTGGACCGTGGTATGGAGATCGGTTCGGTGCGGCTGCTGGAGAAGAAAGGCGGTCGTAGTGGCCACTGGGTGGCCGATAACGCCTGA
- a CDS encoding Nudix family hydrolase: MSASEAPVKEIHVAVAVIVRDGRVLIARRPDHVHQGGLLEFPGGKVEPGESVQAALVREIAEETSLRVPEDSLEPVIGIRHDYGDKRVFLDVWETRAAEGEAKGCEGQPVEWLAPAQLRDEDFPAANRPIIRALRLPRQLAITGEASDPDQAVARLQTGLGIARPPLVVLRASTMSAQAYRDLAAKAVPVCEKAEAALIVHGGPEVFRTTPGARGLHLPWREAAGLSARPVPGSVWLGVSCHDRQEIDHASAIGADYVTLGPVQPTESHPGAPTLGWPAFADLVSAAGLPVFALGGLSPSDRQEARQRGGQGIAGIRFWWPQS, translated from the coding sequence ATGTCTGCGTCGGAAGCCCCCGTAAAAGAAATTCACGTTGCCGTTGCGGTTATTGTTCGGGATGGACGGGTATTGATTGCCCGCCGGCCGGACCATGTCCATCAGGGGGGCTTGCTGGAGTTCCCCGGGGGCAAGGTGGAGCCGGGTGAGAGTGTTCAGGCGGCACTGGTGCGTGAGATTGCCGAGGAAACCAGCCTGAGAGTGCCGGAAGACTCCCTGGAGCCTGTTATTGGCATCCGCCACGACTATGGCGACAAGCGGGTTTTCCTGGACGTCTGGGAAACCAGAGCCGCCGAAGGCGAAGCCAAGGGATGCGAGGGGCAGCCGGTTGAATGGCTTGCCCCGGCGCAGCTTCGGGATGAGGACTTCCCCGCCGCCAACCGGCCAATCATTCGCGCCCTGCGGTTACCCCGTCAGCTTGCGATCACCGGAGAAGCCAGTGATCCGGATCAGGCTGTTGCGCGCCTTCAGACGGGTCTTGGGATTGCCAGGCCTCCCCTCGTGGTGCTCCGGGCTTCTACCATGAGTGCACAGGCCTATCGGGACTTGGCGGCGAAAGCGGTTCCGGTTTGTGAAAAGGCTGAAGCTGCCCTGATTGTTCACGGCGGCCCCGAAGTATTCCGCACCACACCCGGTGCCCGGGGGCTTCACCTGCCCTGGCGTGAGGCGGCCGGGCTCTCGGCCCGACCGGTTCCGGGGAGTGTCTGGCTTGGGGTGTCCTGTCATGACAGGCAGGAAATTGATCATGCGTCGGCAATCGGAGCGGACTACGTGACCCTGGGGCCTGTGCAGCCGACGGAAAGCCACCCGGGTGCGCCGACCCTGGGCTGGCCAGCTTTTGCCGACCTGGTGTCCGCAGCCGGGCTGCCGGTGTTTGCCCTGGGTGGGCTGTCGCCCAGCGATCGCCAGGAAGCCCGTCAGCGAGGTGGCCAGGGCATCGCCGGTATCCGCTTCTGGTGGCCGCAAAGCTGA
- the argJ gene encoding bifunctional glutamate N-acetyltransferase/amino-acid acetyltransferase ArgJ, whose amino-acid sequence MAVGPGTLPEFYPVAGVKVGIASAGIKKPGRKDVVVFALAPESRVAGIFTKNQFCAAPVTLSRRHLAETSPRYLLINTGNANAGTGDQGMRDAVACCQALAKQGGVTEAEILPFSTGVIGEPLPVQKIVGALPEALANTAENRWAEAASGIMTTDTRPKGASCQVELDGHTVTISGISKGAGMIRPNMATMLGFIATDARIAPKLLQTLASELGERSFNRITIDGDTSTNDACMLMASGQYSGPEITASSPALPKLREALQNVYLELAHAIVRDGEGATKFVTIDVTGAASQQEALDVAYTVAHSPLVKTALFASDPNWGRILAAVGRAGVDGLDLDALEIYLGDVCLVRNGGRAEDYSEARGQAVMDREEITIAIDLKRGDVRETVWTCDFSHDYVTINAEYRT is encoded by the coding sequence ATGGCGGTAGGTCCGGGAACCTTACCTGAGTTTTACCCGGTAGCCGGGGTCAAGGTCGGCATAGCCAGTGCAGGCATAAAGAAGCCGGGGCGTAAGGACGTGGTTGTGTTTGCGCTGGCACCGGAAAGCCGGGTAGCCGGTATCTTCACGAAAAACCAGTTCTGTGCGGCACCGGTTACCCTCAGCCGCCGGCATCTGGCCGAGACCTCGCCCAGGTACCTCTTGATCAATACCGGCAATGCCAACGCCGGTACCGGTGACCAAGGTATGCGCGATGCGGTGGCCTGCTGCCAGGCCCTGGCAAAGCAGGGGGGCGTCACGGAAGCCGAGATTCTGCCGTTTTCCACGGGGGTGATTGGCGAGCCGTTGCCGGTCCAGAAGATTGTTGGCGCGCTTCCGGAGGCTTTGGCGAACACTGCGGAGAATCGCTGGGCTGAAGCCGCCAGTGGCATCATGACCACGGACACTCGCCCGAAAGGTGCGTCCTGTCAGGTGGAGCTGGACGGCCATACGGTGACCATTTCCGGCATCAGCAAGGGCGCGGGCATGATTCGTCCCAACATGGCGACCATGCTCGGGTTTATTGCCACCGATGCCCGGATTGCGCCCAAGCTACTGCAGACGCTTGCCTCCGAACTGGGAGAGCGATCCTTTAATCGCATCACCATTGATGGCGATACCTCCACCAACGATGCCTGCATGCTGATGGCCAGTGGTCAGTACTCCGGCCCTGAGATCACCGCCTCCAGCCCGGCGCTGCCCAAGCTCAGGGAGGCACTGCAAAACGTTTATCTGGAACTGGCCCATGCCATTGTCCGTGACGGCGAGGGTGCAACCAAGTTTGTCACCATCGATGTCACTGGCGCAGCCAGCCAACAGGAGGCGCTGGATGTCGCCTACACCGTTGCGCATTCGCCGTTGGTCAAGACCGCACTGTTCGCCTCGGATCCGAACTGGGGCCGGATTCTGGCGGCGGTAGGGCGCGCCGGTGTCGACGGGCTGGATCTCGACGCTCTGGAGATCTACCTGGGTGATGTCTGTCTGGTCCGCAACGGTGGCAGGGCCGAGGACTACTCGGAAGCCCGTGGGCAGGCTGTGATGGACCGGGAAGAGATCACCATTGCCATTGATCTCAAACGGGGTGATGTCCGGGAGACGGTCTGGACCTGCGACTTCTCCCATGATTACGTCACCATCAACGCAGAGTACCGTACCTGA